From a region of the Petrotoga miotherma DSM 10691 genome:
- a CDS encoding pyruvate carboxylase subunit B, producing the protein MNKKPYIVDTTLRDGQQSLIATRLKMEDFEDQLIDFDQVGFYSMEVWGGATYDSCIRYLNEDPWKRLQTIREKLKNTKIQMLLRGQNLVGYRNYADDVVELFVNKVADYNMDIIRVFDALNDIRNLEKSIEVAKKRNIHVQGAISYTVSPVHNLQYYLNYTKELVERGVDSIVIKDMAGLLKPKDAYDLVKEIKEKFNIFVNIHSHATTGLASMAYFAGVEAGADIIDLALSPFANGTSEPALEPFVYTYDLDLNTKTIMKLVEHFWKVRSKYKEYDVKMQSIDARILNAQIPGGMLSNLVSQLKSQKAEDKLNKVLQEVPRVRKDLGYPPLVTPTSQIVGVQAVLNVLTGKRYSMITNEVKNYLKGLYGKPPAPVDQELYKLALGNEKHIDHRPADDLEPELEKAKKEIGILAQNEEDLLTYVLFKEVGKKFLKDKYVRSLKIDLNLAESFQNEDTVIYPI; encoded by the coding sequence ATGAATAAAAAACCATATATAGTCGATACAACCTTAAGAGATGGTCAACAATCTTTAATCGCAACGAGATTGAAAATGGAAGATTTTGAAGATCAATTGATAGACTTCGATCAGGTTGGATTTTATTCTATGGAAGTATGGGGTGGGGCTACTTACGATTCATGTATAAGATACCTCAACGAAGATCCATGGAAAAGGCTACAAACCATTAGAGAGAAATTAAAAAATACCAAAATCCAAATGCTTCTAAGAGGGCAAAATTTAGTTGGATACAGAAATTATGCGGACGACGTGGTAGAATTATTTGTAAACAAAGTAGCCGATTACAATATGGACATCATAAGGGTTTTTGATGCTCTAAACGATATTCGTAACTTGGAAAAATCCATAGAGGTTGCAAAAAAAAGAAATATTCACGTTCAAGGCGCTATATCTTATACCGTTAGTCCTGTTCATAATCTACAGTATTATTTAAATTATACAAAAGAATTGGTGGAAAGAGGCGTCGATTCAATCGTTATAAAAGATATGGCAGGGTTGTTAAAGCCAAAGGATGCTTATGATTTGGTAAAAGAAATCAAGGAGAAATTCAACATCTTTGTCAACATTCACTCTCACGCAACCACAGGTCTTGCCTCTATGGCTTACTTTGCCGGTGTAGAAGCTGGGGCAGACATTATAGATTTAGCCTTGAGCCCATTTGCTAATGGCACCTCAGAACCTGCGCTCGAGCCTTTTGTCTACACATACGACCTGGATTTAAATACAAAAACAATAATGAAATTGGTTGAACATTTTTGGAAGGTAAGATCAAAATACAAGGAGTACGATGTCAAGATGCAATCAATAGATGCCAGAATATTAAATGCTCAAATCCCTGGAGGTATGCTTTCTAATTTAGTTTCTCAATTAAAATCCCAAAAGGCTGAAGATAAATTAAACAAAGTTCTACAAGAAGTGCCAAGGGTTCGAAAGGATTTGGGATATCCTCCTTTGGTAACTCCTACTAGTCAAATCGTTGGAGTCCAAGCAGTTTTAAACGTATTAACAGGTAAAAGATATTCGATGATAACCAACGAAGTAAAAAATTATTTGAAAGGTTTATATGGAAAACCTCCTGCCCCAGTAGACCAAGAATTATATAAATTAGCTTTGGGCAATGAGAAACACATCGACCATAGACCAGCAGATGATTTGGAACCTGAATTAGAAAAAGCAAAAAAGGAAATAGGAATATTAGCTCAAAATGAAGAAGACTTATTAACCTACGTTTTATTCAAAGAAGTTGGTAAAAAATTCTTGAAAGATAAATATGTTCGTTCTCTTAAAATCGATCTAAACCTGGCGGAAAGCTTTCAAAATGAAGATACCGTCATCTATCCTATTTAA
- a CDS encoding QueT transporter family protein, which produces MSSIRIVRASLIAALYVVLCIIFQPISFGPIQVRIAEAFVVLTFLDPAFIPGIYVGALLANIIGGLGAWDIWFGSLLTLIAGIITWKMPNEYLAPLPPILINAFGVSAYIAPLYGVPYFFSVLWVGVGEAIATYIIGLPILKIFKRNFYKRS; this is translated from the coding sequence ATGAGTTCAATAAGAATCGTTAGAGCCTCTTTAATCGCGGCATTATATGTAGTTCTTTGTATAATCTTTCAACCTATCAGTTTCGGCCCTATACAGGTTCGAATCGCTGAAGCTTTTGTGGTTCTGACTTTTCTCGATCCTGCATTCATTCCAGGTATCTACGTAGGTGCTCTGTTGGCTAATATAATAGGAGGTTTGGGCGCTTGGGATATCTGGTTTGGAAGTCTATTGACCTTGATAGCGGGAATTATAACTTGGAAAATGCCAAACGAGTATTTAGCTCCTCTTCCTCCCATATTAATTAACGCCTTTGGAGTATCCGCTTATATCGCCCCATTGTATGGAGTACCATATTTCTTTTCCGTACTTTGGGTAGGAGTTGGAGAAGCTATTGCAACGTATATTATAGGGCTTCCAATTTTAAAGATTTTCAAAAGAAATTTTTACAAAAGGAGTTGA